atattattctcaaaatatatgtctttccttgcaatgaaaatacaacaacaaataatgaaatacaaacacAACTTTTGTAAACATGACTTCTTTCCTGAGAAGTTGACAGTACTGATTTTATATAAAACACAGCTATAgtactgactttcacaactgcatGATCACTACACTTCTATCCTAGTCACTATCAGCCTGGTTTAACCAGACGGCTGATCTGTTCAGTGGATGGAACAGATCAGCCGTCTGGTTTAACCAGGCTACTATTACTCTACTGGAGACTATGGCAGTGGCTTCATGGATGACAGTAGGCAGATCCCATATCTTTTTGGTTCGGTACATGCAGGTACCTGCTGAGCACCTGTaagaaaggaaaattgaaagaaaggaaaattgttatttttattaaaaattgtctgcagtagttttgtgtttgattaAAAGGTTTCTCACTTTGGAAAGGGACAAAAGCGTTAATATTGGTGATTTTTATATGCATTTTTATATTACTCCAACATAAACAAAGTCATCACTCAAAATAATATGCTGATATGACTACCTTTGTCTCCCCTTTCTTGTCTGTTGAATAATGTGACAATGTCAGTTGAGTGGATGTCCTTTGCCATCTCTCTTCGGCACTTTGCCTTGACATGTGGATTGGTATTGAATGATGCTGATATCGCAgctcttttcttcttctttcttttttcgttaGCAGCTCTCCTGTTATTGGCTGCTGCCTGCTGGCTAGCTCCGTACAGTTCTTTGTATTTCtcatgcacagctgatatggtggccattttctcATTTGACATTTGCACAACTGCCTTGACCTTGGCTTGTAGAGAGTGGTAGTAAACCATACTTTCTTGGTATGACGCAGATTTCTTGTTGAGTTTTTCCACGTCTGCTACACAGCTTGAGTACAGCTGGTCAAGTTTGTAAGTCTGGTTTTTTACTAGTTATTTGTtgtacataaaattttaatagcaGAACCATGAACACAACAAGTTATTAAAACATCCGGTTGTGAACAAATAACGTGTATGTATAGCATATTGtattaaaattggcaagcgagaaaaaaaaatttgctttgccactgcatacagaaaaaatgatttgaTGATGGATGCCccacccatttcctccatcccccccccagaaatcaaatggttcacccctTAGAATACGGAAAGTGAAGGGGTTGAAGACAGCACTCTGTCAGACAATAAGGACAGTCGACTGTCAGCAACCAAAGGTGAGACATTTGGTGATAATAGGGCTTTTGATTCAACAAAGGACCGTGTCCAAAGGAGTGCTAATTCGGGATATTCCAATGAAATACGCTTGCTCAATAAAGAAAGTTTAGTCAATAGACCCCATGAATGATCGATAGATAAGCGTGCAGGTTAGCCACGAGAACATTGGAAGCTATGCTCTGAAAAGTGTGGCGAGTAGATAAACCATAGTTGTCTGAGGTGTCAAGGTGTCGTCATGTTTGGTTCTACGTTGAAATTATAATGGTCAATGTATCGGCCGTTgcatgttcacactggtatttCGTACAGGTTATGGGCGTCaacaaatgataaaatagtttagTGGCATGTTACGTTTCCTATGGCTTATCATGAAGGTTTATTCTCACCTCCATGGGTATCTGTAGCTTTCATCTTACAGCATTTTTATGATTCTACAGTTTGTGCAAATACGGGAATGGGTCGTACACTGAGAAAAATATGGTTAGGTATGACTAGTTTAGCATTTCTGTTGATGTGTGTGCTTATGTGTGCACCCTTGCAGGCGTATTTATTTTTAATGGTTCTCCGATGGATAGAATTTCTATTGATGTATTGAGTCCGTTTCCTGAATAAATTGCCGGAAATATGAGATTAATCGTTgagtttatttctcaaaaattaatgGAAGCTTACGTTGAGTCGAATGAATACGCTTGTACTGTTGCTGAGGTTTTGTTTGACAACGTTTTGAATGTTTTGACAGGCAACTCGAATGTCAAGGCGATTACTAAGGCAGAAACTTtatacaaaaggtttctcagaGGGTATGTAACCTTTGACATCCACAACTTACACCACAGTTTGATTTCCTCCGAACGACGGACAGGTTGAATACTTCGACACAACACTTGCAGTCCAGTCAGATTAGGCCTTGAACTTAAGTTCAAAAACAAACCGtcatgggttcttatatagcgcacatatcggcaaatccacaagtacatgtgatcaagggctttacaattattattaaccTTGGTCACTGGGCATAATATAATACCCCTCAACTCccgcaccaaacttgatgatacttgcaacaaatattgatctgatatatctaattataattagaagcattaggcagtgtaaagttaataaatagctcatttgcatatttatgaaggtttgtaattagtcatataactccgatataacttcaccaaatgtgatgaaatctgctgcggATACTGATCAGACTGATAtaaaactgtagtgtaaagcattcagtagtgtgaaattaattaagggttcatttgtacatttaatgaactttgtaattaggtatataactcggaaattacggcacccaagtcagtgaaatcgggtacagatattgttttaataaatatctaattgtacagagaagcatttggcagtgtaaagttaatgaatagctcatttgcatattttatgaaggtttgtaattagtcatataactccgatataactgcaccaaatatgatgaaatctgctgcagatactaatccgacagatatctaattgtggtcgCTGTAAGGAGAAACATTGATAGTAAACTTTGAATTCAGTAACACCGATAAAAACGGCCACTTCTCCAGATATGGATAGTGTACTTCTACCAGATTGTATGTCGTCTCAAAAGACGCTGTATTGCTCGTTGAGAATGAGACATATGCTTGACAATGCGATGCAACGCACgtctgacattttcaaatgaattgaGGACTTGCGGCAcggtgttttggtttttttcggttctcattttaatgtaaatggcgAGCTTGTATTGTGTAGACAAATATTACATGAAGGAGCAAGCTTGTTCCGGTCCGTTAAACTAGTACATTGCAAATTGTGACTCGCACTTTCAGGCTTTGTTCCATGTGTTCGTTTACTGAATTTTGTGAAATCGTGTGATTTCCTTTTGTTTGCTAGGCTCATCAATCAGACCTTTCAGAAAGAAACAGACATACTTGAGGTAGAATGCACGTCGGgtatagatattcggactctcaaatttttaccattcttttctgatctactttGGAGTGAGAAAACTTTTAGTCGTCTTAgtgtttcgaaaatcgaaaattgtatttctccCACTAAAGTTTAAAAAGGGatggcagcaattttgaatttcaaatatcggtaatttgtttatctagtAGCAAACTctgcacggtgatccccgatttttttattcatttggtgagagaatgggacagtttatgcaaaattttggatgtttcactttcgaggtgtacACTACCTTAAGCGTCCGAGTAGTTAGATGTATTAAGCTTTCGACAAAGATTGATTGATACATGAATCTTCCTCCAAAAAATATTTCTGACGTCTCAAACAGAATCGATATATCGATACAAACAGGGAGTTATTTCACAAATGGGGATAGTTCAGTCATTTAAATATTGCAGTTTTAACAGTTGAAATGCGCTAGACCCTCGAAGACGTCAAAAACTGTCGATCATAAACGTGTCACGCGGAGGGAATGTAATACTTCTGACTCATCTGGCATTACACCGTGCATTCAACATAGACGTGAAGGTaggatgcgcctcggggacagacattcaaaatctcaaacttttacaattttcttttggcctaccacttgttggggtttattttgaaacttatggagtaaataaagtttcttcTGCTTaggtttgtgaaaatcgggatttgtattttcccaatagagaaaacacatggatggcggccattttgaatttgaaatgtctgtaaatgttaggtaatttgtttctcttgtaccacaCTTTTCACGGTGACCGTCCAtgaaagagaaaggttgaaaattTACTTGAGGGAAGTATGAGCAAAGCTTTACATCTGTCATTTTCGAGGCGCTAACTATATTACcttaaaaacaagaaaacatgTCCGGTGTCACATAAGTAACATGTAAATAAGGGCATGCTGAGTTATACATCGTAAACTTGTGAACACGGATACGTTGCATTTAGTTCGTGACgtcaatgaaaacaatgtgGGGACGATATGGTGATATTTGTCTTTCAATAAGGTCGAcgcttaggggagaaccatttgatttctggggggatGGAGGATctggggaaaaaaaattgtcggcaggtgaaggacagaaaaaaaaaaattgatccaacattgcttgagaaaaaaaattgttccaacagacaggagagaaaaaaaaatttgacgcCATGTGCTAAATCACCAAAGTTTGGgactgatttaaaaaaaaaaacgctgGAGGGCGGCCGCCTACGGCGGcactaatattttcaatattttagagtGAATcctgatgtaaaaaatgtggcatataaataaacttcaatactacacaatgttcaaagtttcattgtgaTGACAGTGTTTTAAATATGTTGCAATAAAGCATTGACACAGTCAGTATTAAAAGGGGAACCGTTGGACTTGCTGTGATCTGTATctactgaaaatttaaaacaaacgaCACGATTCAATGAACTACTTTTAAaagcaatatattattctcaaaatatatgtctttccttgcaatgaaaatacaacaacaaataatgaaatacaaacacaacttttgtaaaacatgaCTTCTTTCCTGAGAAGTTGACAGTACTGATTTTATATAAAACACAGCTATAgtactgactttcacaactgcatGATCACTACACTTCTATCCTAGTCACTATCAGCCTGGTTTAACCAGACGGCTGATCTGTTCAGTGGATGGAACAGATCAGCCGTCTGGTTTAACCAGGCTACTATTACTCTACTGGAGACTATGGCAGTGGCTTCATGGATGACAGTAGGCAGATCCCATATCTTTTTGGTTCGGTACATGCAGGTACCTGCTGAGCACCTGTaagaaaggaaaattgaaagaaaggaaaattgttatttttattaaaattgtctgcagtagttttgtgtttgattaAAAGGTTTCTCACTTTGGAAAGGGACAAAAGCATTAATATTGGTGATTTTTATATGCATTTTTATATTACTCCAACATAAACAAAGTCATCACTCAAATAATATGCTGATATGACTACCTTTGTCTCCCCTTTCTTGTCTGTTGAATAATGTGACAATGTCAGTTGAGTGGATGTCCTTTGCCATCTCTCTTCGGCACTTTGCCTTGACATGTGGATTGGTATTGAATGATGCTGATATCGCAgctcttttcttcttctttctttttcgTTAGCAGCTCTCCTGTTATTGGCTGCTGCCTGCTGGCTAGCTCCGTACAGTTCTTTGTATTTCtcatgcacagctgatatggtggccattttctcATTTGACATTTGCACAACTGCCTTGACCTTGGCTTGTAGAGAGTGGTAGTAAACCATACTTTCTTGGTATGACGCAGATTCTTGTTGAGTTTTTCCACGTCTGCTACACAGCTTGAGTACAGCTGGTCAAGTTTGTAAGTCTGGTTTTTTACTAGTTATTTGTTGTACATAAAATTTAATAGCAGAACCATGAACACAACAAGTTATTAAAACATCCGGTTGTGAACAAATAACGTGTATGTATAGCATATTGTATTAAAAATTGGCaagcgagaaaaaaaaatttgctttgccactgcatacagaaaaaatgatttgaTGATGGATGCCccacccatttcctccatccccccccagaaatcaaatggttcacccTTAGAATACGGAAAGTGAAGGGGTTGAAGACAGCACTCTGTCAGACAATAAGGACAGTCGACTGTCAGCAACCAAAGGTGAGACATTTGGTGATAATAGGGCTTTTGATTCAACAAAGGACCGTGTCCAAAGGGAGTGCTAATTCGGGATATTCCAATGAAATACGCTTGCTCAATAAAGAAAGTTTAGTCAATAGACCCCATGAATGATCGATAGATAAGCGTGCAGGTTAGCCACGAGAACATTGGAAGCTATGCTCTGAAAAGTGTGGCGAGTAGATAAACCATAGTTGTCTGAGGTGTCAAGGTGTCGTCATGTTTGGTTCTACGTTGAAATTATAATGGTCAATGTATCGGCCGTTgcatgttcacactggtatttCGTACAGGTTATGGGCGTCaacaaatgataaaatagtttagTGGCATGTTACGTTTCCTATGGCTTATCATGAAGGTTTATTCTCACCTCCACGGATATCTGTAGCTTTCATCATACAGCATTTTTATGATTCTGCGGTTTGTGCAAATACGGGAATTGGTCGTACACTGAGAAAAATATGGTTAAGGTATTACTAGTTTAGCATTTCTGTTGATGTGTGTGCTTATGTGTGCACCCTTGCTGGcgtatttcttttttttaatggTTCTCCGATGGATAGAATTTCTATTGATGTATTGAGTCCGTTTCCTGAATAAATTGCTGGAAATATGAGATTAATCGTTgagtttatttctcaaaaattaatgGAAGCTTACGTTGAGTCGAATGAATAGGCTTGTACTGTCCCTGGGGTTTTGTTTGACAatgttttgaattgttttggCAGGCAACTTGAATGTCAAGGCGATTACTAGGCAGACACTTTAAACAAAAGGTTTCCCAGGGGTATGTAACCTTTGACATCCACAACTTACACCACAGTTTGATTTCCTCCGAACGATGGACAGGTTCAACATTTTGACACAGCACTTGCAGTCCAGTCAGATTAGGCcttgaaattaaatttaacaACGAACCGtcatgggttcttatatagcgcacatatcggcaaatccacaagtacatgtgatcaaggcgctttacaattattattacccctggtcactggagataatatgataccactcaactctctggggagcaaacaacagctcaaatgtgcagccaataagcgcagcagagctaaaggCATATTTTACAACCAATGTCCTACCAAGTACATCACTCCTGGGTttggagaagcaatgaggaataaagtgccttacTCAAGGACACTGCACCATAGCTATGCCGGGGcccgaactcaccatcctgtgatcgtgcttccactgctctagccatcGGGCCATGATGCCTCCCAATACCATCATTCCGTAGGTCTTCTGCGGTGGGAAACACAAAAGAAGTCAAGTCTGTTTGATATAGCATTATCATCAGAACAACCGGACAATCTGAAGGAGACTGATTGTGTTTCGGGAAGGAAATAGTCATAAGCATGCTCGTTCTGAGTTTCAACAGAGGCATGCTGAAGGAAAGTTCCATATGATTGCTTGGCAGCAAACTTTGGTTTAAGGTGGGAGATTTTGTGTGATCAATAGATGACAAGGCGTGAAAGGCATCTCTAAAATTGCAATTGTCCTTTGAACGTCTTGCTTTTGTTATATAAGTAAATTCTCAGGTACTGCCAATCGCATTCTAAGAAGCTCGTGAGCAAAGCCCGATGTTGTACGTTATAAGAAACTCATTATTAAATATCTTAAGGAAAGGATGGAACTTCATGATAGGGCAAATTAAGAATTTAATCAAATACTAAAGATTTAGTTGACCTCCCGACAACGTGATACCTTTTTAAAATGAGAGCAGTAATATAGCTGTGGATACTTCTTCGAGTGTTGATGCTGTATAGTAATAGTGAAACTGAAGAAGATAAAACCTGTCGATTGTAATCCAAATGTGGTTTCTGACTCTTAGGCAATGCCAGATATGTGATGGTAATTGTCAAGATGTTTCCGTGCATATATATCAGTCACCAACGGAGTCGCTCAGGTACCCCAAACATTTGAGGAAATCGCTAAAATACAACGGGTTAAATAACAGATTGCCATGAGAATTTTATGGTATTTGAGTGCCTTACAACAAATTTGATAATTACTTTTTTGAGTCGACAATTTGAATCAACCAGGCAGTTTCCTTAATGCAAGAGCTTTTGTGTTAAAATTATGACACGCACAAGAAACAAATagtaattttcatgtttctcGTCGCCCAAATCGGATACAAGTGTTGTCGCAAAGCCTTATAACATGGATTCGAAGACAAGAAGACAGAAAGGCAGATAGAAAGACATCAAAGTATGCTGTACTTCTCAAGTTGTAAGAATACGACCTTTTGTTGATCTTTCAGATGGCTCCGAGCCGGTTAAAATCAATCCAAAGTATATTGCTAGTTCTTCGTTTGCTTTCACAATATTCGGCACAGAATTGTGGTAAGTATCGGCAGAAGCTcatatgttattttttattatcgctgaaatacccatTATTTTTATCTTGTATATTAAATCAGTCAAAAGCAGCTGCGACTTGAATTGGTTTAAAAACGTACCTTTAATACATTTCTCTACCTAAATATAAAAGTTTTGATTTCTATCAAAGTCGCGGCTTGTCGTTGTTGTGGACTGAAATTCAGACCTTCCAAATGTGCAACGACGGTAAATCTCCGCCTCAGCACCTAGATGCCCTGGTAAGCGTCTATCTTCACCTTTAGATCAAATTCTTAATCACGGGCATATTCAGGCAAGCATCAATTCCGATTATCATGTGTTTTGTTTGCTGCTTATTGCTTTGGCTGGGGAATAGAAAAAAACTTCGAAATCATGGTTGTTAGTTCTCCTGTCGTGTTTGGTGGCCTTTAAAAGGGGCGTTTGTTCTGAGTTTCGCACCTGCAAATACATTTAACTACATTTTTGGACCATGTAGCATTTGTCACATTCTTTCTTATTTAGCTGGTCGTGGACTGACATATTTAAGCCCGGAAAGTGAGTTCTCTGTACATGCCATTAAACCTATTATCGTCTCGAATGTACTTCTATATGTTACAAACTTTTTCAAAGACATTTCATACACTAGAAATGAATGTTATGCCTCTGCGTTTCTTCGCAGTATGATTTCACAATTATGAGGAAAGGATTAGTATCTCGTCGATTCTGTCAAAGACAGAATTACCTACGAACTTCAGTTTTTGTTCCTTTcagatttaaaaattgaaagtttcacGATAACAAATCCAGATCCAGTATCCGCAAACCTGGTGTTCGAAAGAGATATCCCAAAGGCGGTCTATACATCTGCGATGTACGTGAGGAACGATGGGCCAGACGACCTAACAGCTGTGACGCCACCGACAAGGAATTACGATGTGAAGATGTACATTTCTGGTCTTGATGTCCACGGAAATATGGACGATCCCATTGAGGTTATAGGATACTTTCTCCAAGACAGCACAGATAGACGTAGTGATTCATTGCAAATATACTCTGTTGCTGGCGACGAACATTATTATCTGACTTTTGGTTACAGTGTAACGTACCCTGGCGATAAGTGTCTTACCCACAGTCATCTATGCATGGTTATAGAGAAGGACCTTGGAGCAACCTATGTTGACAACAAATCCACGAATGACTTTAATTGTGTAAAGTTCATACAAGGATTTGGAAATGCCGGTTTGACCGATTGTCGATCAGGTTAGTGTGCATGAATGCGCTTACGATTTCTCTATGATTGCAAAGATCTTTTCGAGGAAGATGACATTGATTGTCTTTATCCCCTGGAGAACCACGGAGTCAGCAGTCTACTTTATACAAACTAACCTAAAATACTAAATTACTTTcgatttttatcattgatgtaatacaatatGTTTCTGCGTGTTCGACTTAGTGTGTAGGGTTTTGCAGAAAGAaaagttggaaagaaaaaattctagttaagaaaatgacttgtaTATATTCACCGACACACAAAATCCTGTTGTATTATTAGATTAAATTTATCGTTATATACCGAGCATGAGAAAAGGGAAGTATAGTCTTCTGGTGGCCGTAAAGATGTAAAAATATGAACGTTTGCGAAAAATTATCGTGGTTAATTTCAGGTGAATTATACTGGTTGACATTAAGGGAACATTCAAAAGGAATCCATTTAAACATAATGATAGAAAACATTATAAACGAATAATTTATTCAAGCTTGGGTTAATTGTGTCTTTCAGAGGTGGAGACGTCTAATTTGGTGTTGATCCCAACATATGCAAAATTCATCACCAACTGTCCAGTCAACATCACATTTGACATCGATCTCAAGAACATGGGTGGTACCAAAGTACCTGGTGGGGCATCTAACATAGGATTCTCAGCGTTTATTGGGAACTCCGACAGCGAGTCTGCCACCATTCAATTCGACCTTGATGGCACACTAATGCTAGGGAATCTCGACGCAGGCATTGATGAATGGGACTTGACAACGTACTCTGGACACCAAGTTAGCATCCAGattcctgaaaaaaattgtcagtcaTACACACACTTCTGTGTGGTATTCCAGAACGGTGGGTATAGCTGAGTAGAGTAACAAAAGGGTGCATATGATgtcaaactttcactgaaacttTACACAGTAAATTTCAAACTATTGTCAAATCAAAGTTCAATTTGCACATCTTGGTACAAGAgatgcaaattatcaaaaactagACCggtattagaaattcaaaacagcTGCCGTACTCTGTGTGAACTATGATTGAAGAGAATAAGTTGTCGATGTTCACAAAAGATAAGATAGTGCAAACTTCATTTGTTCTGCAACGTGCAGGACTGTAGTCTACACAGGCAGCAAGTTGGAATAATACTACGTAAATATGAGAGTTCAAACATCTATTTCTGAGGCGGGTATTACCtgttaaaaaactgtagctgtaGAATTCGATAAAGTTCATCAGTTTTCCAGAAAACCAactaattttgatattattCTCTATGTAATGGCTGTAATTAATACAAAATGTTTGTCATGAAGACACAGGGTACTGTTTGCAATAGGCAACGTTGGTGTAGATGAATTAATTAAAGTCAAGACTTACAGGGCCAGAAGTTGCAACTTTTGATTAGTTTACCTCTGTTTTGTTTGCCATGTTATCTTTAATTTTCTCATTCTACTTCCCAAAGGATAACGAGATGCGTAGTGATGAGCTCGTCAACGTAGTCGGT
Above is a window of Ptychodera flava strain L36383 chromosome 19, AS_Pfla_20210202, whole genome shotgun sequence DNA encoding:
- the LOC139118813 gene encoding uncharacterized protein, which encodes MAPSRLKSIQSILLVLRLLSQYSAQNCDLKIESFTITNPDPVSANLVFERDIPKAVYTSAMYVRNDGPDDLTAVTPPTRNYDVKMYISGLDVHGNMDDPIEVIGYFLQDSTDRRSDSLQIYSVAGDEHYYLTFGYSVTYPGDKCLTHSHLCMVIEKDLGATYVDNKSTNDFNCVKFIQGFGNAGLTDCRSEVETSNLVLIPTYAKFITNCPVNITFDIDLKNMGGTKVPGGASNIGFSAFIGNSDSESATIQFDLDGTLMLGNLDAGIDEWDLTTYSGHQVSIQIPEKNCQSYTHFCVVFQNVGNVPDADETNNIVCLSFGESGIGPIDCPAEPTDAVITTVVDVASSPNITAGAVTIQQENADYLSLHVGAVVGIALGSAIAGACLVLFPILLRGVIANRCKDHGSSMDRNQDKENEPKDESVQLMILTIG